A stretch of the Zonotrichia albicollis isolate bZonAlb1 chromosome 31, bZonAlb1.hap1, whole genome shotgun sequence genome encodes the following:
- the LOC141725868 gene encoding uncharacterized protein LOC141725868, with translation MESREDKCPRQNLVEEAVLSGSTAQEANGEEEPRRCRTRRGCKRSRRGSEGERVSLGREGGRRRSQSSELVLHEQLHDGEKPHTCVECGKSFRRNSDLSRHQRIHTGERPYECGECGKSFRENSSLISHQRIHTGERPYNCSECGMCFRERSSLIVHQRTHTGERPYECSKCGKKFPTSSVLLQHYRIHREERPFQCPNCGKGFKYNSALIRHRHIHTGERPYECDKCRKRFKRSSHLFRHYWIHTEERPFRCPDCRKGFKRNCHLIRHRRIHTGERPYECPQCGKSFSSSSALTQHQRRHH, from the coding sequence atggagagcagggaggacaaatgcccgcggcagaacctggtggaagaggccgttttgagcggctccacggcgcaggaagccaacggggaggaagagccccggagatgccgcacgaggaggggctgcaaacgcagccggcggggatctgagggggaaagagtcagcctgggccgggaaggcggccggagacggagccagagctcggagctggtgctccatgagcagctccatgatggggagaagccccacacgtgcgtggagtgtgggaagagcttcaggcggAACTCTGACCTGAGcaggcaccagaggatccacactggagaacggccctacgagtgtggggagtgtgggaagagcttcagagagAACTCCagcctgatcagccaccagaggatccacactggggagaggccgtACAACTGTTCCGAGTGTGGGATGTGCTTCAGAGAGAGATCCAGcctgattgtgcaccagaggacccacactggagagaggccTTACGAGTGTTCCAAGTGTGGGAAGAAGTTTCCAACCAGCTCCGTTCTCCTCCAGCACTATCggattcacagagaggagaggcccttccaatgccccaactgtgggaagggattcaagtacAACTCCGCCCTCATCAGACACAGGCacatccacacaggggagaggccctacgagtgtgataaatgcaggaagaggtttaaGAGAAGCTCCCATCTCTTCCGGCACTAttggattcacacagaggagaggcccttccgctgtcctGACTGCCGGAAGGGATTCAAACGCAACTGCCACCTGATCAgacaccggcgcatccacactggggagaggccctacgagtgtccccagtgtgggaagagcttctccagcagctctgccttgacccaacaccaacggaggcaccactaa